A region of Frederiksenia canicola DNA encodes the following proteins:
- a CDS encoding CvpA family protein, which translates to MIDFIIIGIIVFSLLVSLWRGFVREVLSLAGWVIAFFVASKFYQPMAQLLLQFDSVYLNNSEYLRNGIAAGILFIAVLIISGIINALLAKLVDKTGLSGTDRVLGAGFGILRGVFIVAAILFFLDTFTAFSQSELWKESKLIPHFDFIVKWFFEQLQANSTFLKSTN; encoded by the coding sequence ATGATTGATTTTATTATTATCGGGATTATTGTTTTTTCATTACTAGTGAGTTTATGGCGAGGTTTTGTCAGAGAGGTGTTGTCATTAGCTGGCTGGGTAATCGCCTTTTTTGTAGCAAGCAAATTTTATCAGCCAATGGCACAACTCCTATTGCAGTTTGATTCTGTCTATTTGAATAATTCGGAATATCTGCGTAATGGTATTGCCGCAGGAATTTTATTTATCGCTGTGTTAATCATCAGCGGAATTATCAACGCATTATTGGCTAAATTGGTCGATAAAACAGGGCTCTCTGGCACAGATCGCGTTTTAGGTGCTGGTTTTGGGATTCTACGAGGCGTGTTTATTGTTGCCGCTATTTTATTTTTTCTCGACACCTTCACTGCATTTAGCCAAAGTGAACTTTGGAAAGAATCTAAATTAATTCCCCATTTTGATTTCATCGTCAAATGGTTTTTTGAACAACTACAAGCAAATTCAACATTTTTAAAATCAACTAATTAG
- a CDS encoding prepilin peptidase, with product MLIYLSLLDYEYYLTDSRYVAYILLLSLANLLFFESHFLYEKICSLFFTFLFFSIFIPLTTWCYKKEVFGLGDAILFIAISPLFQLDQMLWLLLCSCLLGILFYLCYWLIKKEKLIKLPFIPFISFSTIALLWINY from the coding sequence ATGTTGATTTATTTATCATTGTTAGATTATGAATACTATTTAACGGACAGTCGTTATGTTGCCTATATCTTATTATTATCTTTAGCTAATTTACTCTTTTTTGAAAGCCACTTCTTATACGAGAAAATCTGTAGCCTGTTTTTCACCTTTTTATTCTTTTCAATATTTATCCCATTGACAACATGGTGCTATAAGAAAGAAGTCTTTGGTTTAGGTGATGCGATTTTATTTATTGCTATCAGTCCACTCTTTCAATTAGACCAAATGCTCTGGCTATTACTCTGCTCTTGCTTACTCGGTATTCTATTTTATTTATGTTACTGGCTCATAAAAAAAGAAAAACTGATAAAGTTACCTTTTATTCCCTTTATCAGCTTTTCTACCATTGCGTTATTGTGGATTAACTACTAG
- a CDS encoding type II secretion system F family protein — translation MIAEFHWKGVNRFGQKQKGKCLAESRAQLEKQLIHKGYSQLKISRNFVFRSAPKQEEITQTLNQIALLLSAAIPLKNALAMVLQNCQNIPLYQWINQLIQQLESGFALSSALEKLGKFLPSQEIQLIKMGETSGQLATMFCKIVEARTKSEKLHKKMKKILFYPVIVLCISLALSLGLLIFIVPQFAELYDSKGKSLPFITEILFLLSEFLTENIQTISMFSLIMSIFSIWLNKKIPFLTRLKLAILSHLPIFNQTITHSRIIFFCQHSALMLQAHIRLDRILHSFIQTKSDPVLSSESELVLKLLQQGYRLNDGLNPTIFGNEVIQMIAIGEQSGNLSEMLNHISELYQQRLDYQIDMLSQLLEPLLMILMGIIIGTILIGLYLPIFDMGSIVE, via the coding sequence ATGATTGCAGAATTTCACTGGAAAGGTGTAAACCGTTTTGGGCAGAAACAGAAAGGCAAATGCTTAGCGGAAAGTCGAGCTCAGCTGGAGAAACAGCTGATCCACAAAGGCTATTCTCAACTCAAAATCAGCCGCAATTTTGTATTTAGATCCGCCCCAAAACAGGAAGAGATTACCCAAACACTAAACCAAATCGCACTGTTGCTCAGTGCGGCGATTCCATTAAAAAATGCGTTAGCAATGGTGCTGCAAAATTGCCAAAATATTCCGCTTTATCAATGGATTAATCAACTTATTCAACAGTTAGAAAGTGGTTTTGCTCTCTCATCTGCGTTAGAAAAATTAGGTAAATTTCTGCCCTCTCAAGAAATTCAGCTAATAAAAATGGGGGAAACAAGCGGTCAGTTAGCGACTATGTTTTGCAAAATTGTGGAGGCTCGTACTAAATCAGAAAAGTTACATAAAAAAATGAAGAAAATTCTATTTTACCCTGTGATTGTGTTATGTATTTCGTTGGCACTTTCACTTGGTTTATTGATTTTCATCGTTCCGCAATTTGCCGAACTGTATGATAGCAAAGGAAAATCATTACCTTTTATTACCGAAATCCTTTTTCTACTCTCTGAGTTTTTAACGGAAAACATTCAAACTATTTCAATGTTCAGTTTAATCATGAGTATTTTCAGCATCTGGTTAAATAAAAAGATACCCTTTCTTACTCGATTAAAATTAGCCATCTTAAGTCACCTTCCCATATTTAATCAAACTATTACCCACTCCCGCATTATTTTCTTCTGCCAACATAGTGCATTAATGTTGCAAGCCCATATCCGTTTAGATCGAATTTTACATTCTTTTATTCAGACGAAAAGTGATCCAGTTTTATCAAGTGAATCAGAGTTGGTTTTAAAATTATTGCAGCAAGGTTATCGCTTAAATGATGGATTAAATCCAACCATTTTTGGCAATGAAGTGATTCAAATGATTGCAATCGGTGAACAAAGCGGTAATTTATCTGAAATGCTTAACCATATTAGTGAACTTTATCAGCAACGGTTAGATTACCAAATTGATATGCTTTCACAATTACTTGAACCGCTATTGATGATATTGATGGGAATTATTATTGGCACGATTTTAATTGGACTTTATTTACCCATTTTTGATATGGGGAGTATTGTGGAATGA
- the purF gene encoding amidophosphoribosyltransferase: MCGIVGIIGQSPVNQAIYDGLTLLQHRGQDAAGIVTIDAENRFRLRKANGLVSDVFRQEHMLRLQGNVGIGHVRYPTAGSSSVSEAQPFYVNSPYGLTLVHNGNLTNNTELKKLLFTMAKRHVNTNSDSESLLNIFAYYLDQYDTEPLTPDNIFETVRKTNSVIRGAYACLAMIIGYGMVAFRDPFGIRPLVLGKREENGKTEYMFASETIALDIVGFDYVRDVKPGEAIYITFDGEFHSAICADDPKLNPCIFEYVYFARPDSVIDGVSVYAARVHMGRLLGEKIAREWQDVLDDIDVVIPIPETSTDIALQIANVLGKPYRQGYVKNRYVARTFIMPGQAQRKSSVRRKLNPIASEFKGKNVLLVDDSIVRGTTSEQIVEMARQAGANKVYFASAAPEIRYPNVYGIDMPTCQELVAYDRTVEQVAEMIGVDRLIFQDLQDLFKSVQLENPAIHNFDASVFTGEYITGDIDKCYLDAIAATRNDKAKAQQAKQATNLEIHNEG, translated from the coding sequence ATGTGCGGTATTGTTGGGATTATCGGGCAATCGCCCGTTAATCAAGCGATTTATGATGGGCTGACGCTGTTGCAGCATCGTGGGCAAGATGCGGCGGGGATTGTCACCATTGATGCAGAAAATCGTTTCCGTTTACGCAAGGCAAACGGTTTAGTTAGTGATGTATTTCGTCAAGAACATATGTTGCGACTACAAGGTAATGTCGGCATTGGACATGTTCGTTATCCAACGGCGGGTAGTTCCAGTGTTTCCGAGGCTCAACCGTTTTATGTGAATTCACCTTACGGGTTAACCTTGGTTCACAACGGTAATTTAACCAATAATACCGAGCTGAAGAAGTTATTATTTACCATGGCAAAACGCCATGTGAATACCAACTCTGATTCCGAATCTCTCCTTAACATCTTCGCATACTATCTTGATCAATACGACACCGAGCCACTTACACCAGACAATATTTTTGAAACGGTTCGCAAAACCAACAGTGTAATTCGCGGGGCTTATGCCTGCTTAGCGATGATTATTGGTTACGGTATGGTTGCATTTCGTGATCCCTTTGGTATTCGTCCGCTTGTACTTGGAAAACGAGAAGAAAATGGTAAAACCGAATATATGTTTGCTTCAGAAACCATTGCATTAGATATTGTGGGCTTTGACTATGTACGAGATGTCAAACCAGGTGAGGCCATCTACATCACTTTTGATGGGGAGTTTCACTCTGCAATTTGTGCCGATGATCCGAAATTGAACCCGTGTATTTTTGAATACGTTTATTTTGCTCGTCCAGACTCCGTCATTGATGGCGTGTCCGTTTATGCTGCTCGTGTGCATATGGGACGTCTATTGGGAGAGAAAATCGCCCGAGAATGGCAAGATGTGTTGGACGATATTGATGTGGTGATCCCAATTCCTGAAACATCTACTGACATTGCTTTGCAAATTGCCAACGTGCTTGGCAAACCATATCGCCAAGGTTATGTGAAAAATCGCTATGTGGCACGTACCTTTATTATGCCTGGGCAGGCTCAGCGGAAATCGTCTGTTCGCCGCAAACTCAACCCAATCGCCAGCGAATTTAAAGGCAAAAATGTGTTGTTAGTGGATGATTCAATCGTGCGAGGTACAACCTCAGAACAGATTGTTGAAATGGCACGACAAGCGGGGGCAAATAAGGTCTATTTTGCATCGGCTGCACCCGAAATTCGCTATCCGAATGTCTATGGCATTGATATGCCAACGTGCCAAGAGCTTGTCGCTTATGACCGTACCGTTGAACAAGTTGCGGAAATGATCGGCGTTGATCGTCTCATTTTCCAAGATTTGCAAGACCTATTCAAATCCGTACAGCTTGAAAACCCTGCAATCCATAATTTCGATGCTTCTGTCTTTACTGGCGAATATATTACGGGTGATATTGATAAATGCTATCTCGATGCGATTGCAGCTACCCGTAACGACAAAGCCAAAGCACAACAAGCCAAACAAGCCACTAATTTAGAAATTCATAATGAAGGCTAG